Proteins from a single region of Rhodospirillales bacterium:
- a CDS encoding YeiH family putative sulfate export transporter, giving the protein MGMVVMLAACAGALTALPVLKTLHIHGLIIAMVLGMVYANSARKYIPESWISGIDYAARRVLRLAIVLYGFRLTFQDIAAIGVSGVVISALMVGLTFLIGYVVGVKLLKIDREVTILTAAGAAICGAAAVLATEAVIKAKPYKSMVAVATVVIFGTLAMFLYPAAYRLELVPMNLDEMGVYIGGSVHEVAHVVAASAAVDPATSDAAVIVKMVRVMMLAPFLILLGLWFWRGAENIAQKNEEGQKPALIPWFAIYFIAVAGFNSLHLLPAQMVSSLISFDTFLLTMAMGALGMETSITKFKGVGLKPVYLALLLFIWLIFGGFFITKIVMGALGGI; this is encoded by the coding sequence ATGGGGATGGTGGTTATGCTGGCAGCCTGCGCGGGTGCTTTGACCGCCCTGCCTGTTCTTAAGACGCTGCATATCCACGGCCTGATCATCGCGATGGTCTTGGGCATGGTTTACGCGAATTCCGCTCGCAAATACATACCGGAGAGCTGGATCAGCGGGATTGATTATGCGGCGCGGCGGGTTTTGCGGCTGGCAATTGTGCTCTACGGGTTTCGCCTGACCTTTCAGGACATTGCAGCCATAGGCGTTTCCGGGGTTGTGATCAGCGCACTGATGGTGGGGCTGACCTTCCTGATTGGTTATGTGGTTGGGGTAAAGCTGCTCAAGATTGATAGGGAGGTTACTATTCTCACGGCTGCGGGGGCGGCGATTTGTGGCGCGGCGGCGGTGCTGGCGACCGAGGCTGTTATCAAAGCCAAGCCCTATAAGAGCATGGTCGCCGTGGCAACGGTTGTCATCTTTGGAACTCTGGCTATGTTTTTGTATCCCGCCGCATACCGTCTTGAGCTAGTGCCCATGAATCTGGATGAAATGGGCGTGTATATTGGTGGATCGGTCCACGAAGTCGCCCATGTGGTCGCGGCCAGCGCAGCGGTGGATCCAGCCACTTCAGATGCGGCGGTGATTGTAAAAATGGTGCGGGTAATGATGCTGGCGCCATTCCTGATCTTGCTGGGTTTATGGTTCTGGCGCGGGGCCGAGAATATTGCACAAAAAAATGAGGAAGGGCAAAAGCCTGCTCTGATTCCATGGTTCGCAATATATTTTATTGCGGTGGCCGGATTTAACTCCTTGCATTTGTTGCCTGCGCAGATGGTCAGCAGCCTCATCAGCTTTGATACGTTTTTGCTGACCATGGCGATGGGTGCGCTGGGCATGGAAACCAGCATTACGAAATTCAAAGGCGTAGGCCTTAAGCCCGTCTATCTGGCCTTGCTCCTATTCATCTGGCTGATTTTTGGCGGATTTTTTATTACCAAAATCGTCATGGGCGCGCTGGGTGGTATTTAG
- the pdxS gene encoding pyridoxal 5'-phosphate synthase lyase subunit PdxS, with product MGKTSGSNTVINIKTGLAEMLKGGVIMDVVTAEQAKVAEDAGAVAVMALERVPSDIRKAGGVARMSPPEVIEQVMAAVSIPVMAKCRIGHFAEAQILEAMGVDFIDESEVLTPADEEYHINKHDFKVPFVCGAKDLGEACRRIGEGAALMRTKGEPGTGNIVEAVRHMRKINAQISRVTNMDESELMSYARDLGAPYEILKMVRAEGKLPVPNFAAGGVATPADAALCMQLGAETVFVGSGIFKSDNPEKFARAIVKATAHFDDPAVVLEASKELEGVAMRGTEISEIEEPMKMANRGW from the coding sequence ATGGGCAAAACGAGCGGCTCTAACACCGTAATCAATATAAAGACCGGCCTGGCCGAGATGCTGAAAGGCGGCGTCATTATGGACGTTGTAACGGCAGAGCAAGCCAAGGTGGCCGAGGATGCTGGCGCGGTGGCTGTTATGGCTTTGGAACGCGTTCCTTCGGATATTCGCAAGGCTGGTGGCGTTGCGCGGATGAGTCCGCCGGAAGTTATCGAGCAGGTGATGGCGGCGGTGTCGATCCCCGTAATGGCCAAGTGCCGGATCGGGCATTTTGCCGAAGCTCAAATTCTTGAGGCCATGGGCGTTGACTTTATCGACGAGAGCGAAGTTCTAACGCCTGCGGATGAGGAATATCATATCAACAAGCATGATTTTAAAGTGCCGTTTGTCTGTGGCGCGAAGGATCTGGGAGAAGCATGCCGCCGGATTGGCGAGGGTGCGGCGCTGATGCGCACCAAGGGTGAGCCGGGCACTGGCAATATTGTTGAAGCTGTGCGCCACATGCGCAAAATTAACGCGCAGATTTCCCGCGTGACCAACATGGATGAATCTGAGCTGATGAGCTATGCGCGGGATCTGGGCGCGCCGTATGAAATTTTGAAAATGGTGCGGGCCGAAGGTAAATTACCGGTGCCGAACTTTGCGGCAGGCGGCGTAGCTACACCAGCAGATGCAGCGCTGTGTATGCAACTTGGCGCAGAAACCGTGTTTGTCGGTTCCGGGATTTTCAAATCCGATAACCCTGAAAAATTCGCGCGTGCCATCGTGAAAGCGACCGCGCATTTCGATGATCCGGCGGTTGTACTGGAAGCATCGAAAGAGCTGGAAGGTGTGGCAATGCGCGGCACGGAAATTTCCGAGATTGAAGAGCCGATGAAAATGGCCAACAGAGGGTGGTAA
- a CDS encoding class I SAM-dependent methyltransferase yields the protein MKSAIKKLLPQSVINAARALRDGHAVNTLAPLNFTAENLKPANSLEFSSIWADKDIATCWQKDCDEISSVFPESDKWGGINPGDRRALYYLISALKPQNVLEVGTHIGASSVYIAKAMSRYAQEEASLTTVDILDVNDPQTGAWAGLGMERSPQGNLEALDCGELCNFVVNSAQDYMAALADDDGKRFDFIFLDGDHTAKGVYHEMALALKILKPGGVVLLHDYYPGGQALFQDGNIIYGPFKALERIQKQSPHAVVEPLGALAWPTKQGSNQTSLALVMQSAGEDSE from the coding sequence ATGAAAAGCGCCATCAAAAAGCTTTTGCCTCAGTCTGTTATAAACGCAGCGCGTGCCTTACGCGATGGGCATGCTGTTAACACGCTGGCTCCGCTTAATTTTACGGCAGAAAATTTAAAACCTGCCAATAGCCTTGAGTTTTCATCCATTTGGGCAGACAAAGATATTGCCACATGCTGGCAAAAAGACTGCGACGAAATTTCCAGTGTATTTCCTGAAAGTGACAAATGGGGCGGCATTAATCCCGGTGATCGGCGTGCGCTTTATTATCTGATCAGCGCGTTAAAACCGCAAAATGTGCTGGAGGTTGGCACGCATATCGGGGCTTCCAGCGTCTATATCGCCAAAGCGATGTCTCGCTATGCGCAAGAAGAAGCAAGCCTGACAACCGTGGATATTCTGGACGTTAACGACCCGCAAACAGGCGCTTGGGCCGGCCTAGGGATGGAGCGTTCTCCGCAGGGAAACCTGGAAGCGCTGGACTGCGGGGAATTGTGCAATTTTGTTGTCAATTCGGCGCAAGACTATATGGCGGCGCTAGCTGATGACGACGGAAAACGTTTTGATTTTATTTTCCTTGATGGCGATCATACGGCCAAGGGCGTTTATCATGAAATGGCGCTGGCGCTGAAAATTTTAAAGCCCGGCGGGGTGGTTTTGTTGCATGATTATTATCCGGGCGGGCAAGCCTTGTTTCAGGACGGCAATATAATATATGGGCCGTTCAAGGCTCTGGAGCGCATTCAAAAACAATCACCCCATGCGGTTGTTGAGCCATTGGGGGCGCTTGCCTGGCCGACGAAGCAAGGCTCAAACCAGACTTCTTTGGCGTTGGTGATGCAAAGCGCAGGGGAAGATAGTGAATAG
- the pdxT gene encoding pyridoxal 5'-phosphate synthase glutaminase subunit PdxT has product MIQQKPIIGCLALQGAVELHRPHIEACGAEFRAVKTPAQFEEVDGFILPGGESTTMLKLIERFDLWDVLAGQFAKNPVWGICAGSILIAEKVENPNQKSFGLLPITVQRNGYGRQIDSHHAVIEGYEVSLIRAPVIAAVDESVEVLARHEDTPVWVKRGQYMASTFHPELTQDFPSPMHRTFVEIVSKQMQKAA; this is encoded by the coding sequence ATGATTCAACAAAAACCCATCATTGGTTGTCTGGCCCTGCAAGGGGCGGTGGAGTTGCACCGGCCACATATTGAGGCCTGCGGGGCGGAATTTCGCGCGGTTAAAACCCCGGCGCAGTTTGAAGAGGTGGATGGATTTATCCTGCCCGGCGGGGAAAGCACAACGATGCTCAAGCTGATTGAGCGGTTTGATCTGTGGGACGTTTTGGCCGGGCAATTTGCGAAGAACCCGGTGTGGGGGATTTGCGCGGGATCAATTTTGATTGCCGAAAAAGTTGAAAATCCAAACCAGAAATCCTTTGGTCTGCTCCCCATCACGGTGCAGCGCAACGGCTATGGGCGGCAGATTGACAGCCATCACGCGGTCATTGAAGGGTATGAAGTTTCGTTGATCCGCGCGCCGGTGATTGCAGCCGTTGATGAGAGCGTGGAGGTTCTGGCCCGTCATGAAGATACACCGGTCTGGGTTAAACGCGGGCAATATATGGCCAGTACTTTTCACCCGGAATTGACGCAGGATTTTCCTTCACCGATGCACCGCACGTTTGTGGAGATTGTCAGCAAGCAAATGCAGAAAGCAGCTTAA